The Amyelois transitella isolate CPQ chromosome 20, ilAmyTran1.1, whole genome shotgun sequence genome has a segment encoding these proteins:
- the LOC106135316 gene encoding NGFI-A-binding protein homolog — MCASERGDMESPGEETGRSAPPAHPPVPPQNNGSNKIIGRNVNGTMVVTSAPANEAELQLYRVMQRASLLAYYDTLLEMGGDDVQQLCDAGEEEFLEIMALVGMASKPLHVRRLQKALQEWVTNPALFQIPIVPNLCPTENPFIQCNQRLLNMPSNIPSILPRSVASPENNRPMYSPSPGAPDNSCGSTTSAPNASPVHQTNTFTKIVLPSSPAPATPVTSSASRSFSPQSACPPASAGSSPSSVTSPVQLTPVLLDVHVQKLASAAEKLSKHLSPLEPKPQNTKKKMCKELELVMMMSESDPRRMEEIRKYAAIYGRFDCKRKPEKPLTLHEVMVNEAAAQMCRCVPALLTRRDELFPLARQLVRRAGLHYSKHGLPPTASLEERERAEEETPSKRPRQEGDEGNGVRASPDTARSNSNHSWWGVKAESDDADSRCSYSSTSTPPPDAEESRPQVVAARGDSIIAVANPALQPPHPARNHSN, encoded by the exons TGGTGGTGACGTCAGCGCCTGCCAATGAGGCCGAGTTGCAACTATACAGGGTGATGCAGCGAGCTAGCTTGCTGGCCTACTACGACACGCTACTGGAAATGG GTGGAGACGATGTTCAGCAGTTGTGCGATGCCGGCGAGGAAGAATTCCTTGAAATCATGGCCCTGGTCGGCATGGCGTCCAAACCCCTCCACGTCAGACGACTCCAGAAAGCCCTCCAAGAGTGGGTCACCAACCCAGCTCTGTTCCAAATCCCCATAGTCCCAAACCTCTGTCCCACAGAAAACCCATTCATTCAATGCAACCAAAGATTACTAAATATGCCATCGAACATCCCATCCATTCTTCCCCGAAGCGTCGCGTCACCAGAAAACAACCGTCCCATGTACAGTCCGTCCCCCGGCGCACCAGACAACAGCTGTGGCTCTACCACTTCAGCTCCCAACGCGAGTCCAGTTCACCAAACTAACACATTTACCAAAATAGTCTTACCGTCCTCCCCCGCTCCTGCCACTCCAGTGACGTCATCAGCCTCCAGATCCTTCTCACCTCAAAGTGCCTGTCCTCCTGCATCAGCCGGGTCAAGTCCATCATCAGTCACGTCACCAGTTCAATTGACGCCAGTTCTTTTAGACGTGCACGTACAGAAATTGGCTTCGGCGGCGGAGAAGTTGAGCAAACATTTGTCGCCGTTGGAACCAAAGCCGCAGAACACGAAGAAGAAGATGTGCAAGGAGTTGGAACTGGTGATGATGATGTCGGAGTCGGATCCGCGGCGGATGGAGGAGATCAGGAAGTACGCGGCGATATACGGCCGGTTTGACTGTAAGAGGAAACCGGAGAAGCCGTTAACGCTGCATGAA GTGATGGTGAACGAAGCAGCGGCCCAAATGTGTAGATGTGTGCCAGCGTTGCTGACGAGACGAGATGAACTGTTTCCGTTAGCTCGACAGCTGGTCAGGAGAGCCGGATTACATTACTCTAAACATGG GCTCCCCCCGACGGCTTCGCTGGAGGAGCGCGAGCGGGCGGAGGAGGAGACTCCGAGCAAGCGGCCGCGGCAG GAAGGCGATGAAGGCAATGGAGTAAGAGCCAGCCCTGACACAGCAAGGAGCAACTCCAATCATAG CTGGTGGGGGGTGAAGGCGGAGAGTGATGACGCCGATTCCAGATGTTCATACTCCAGCACCAGCACGCCACCGCCT GATGCCGAGGAGTCCCGTCCACAGGTGGTCGCGGCGCGGGGAGACAGCATCATAGCCGTCGCCAACCCCGCGTTACAACCACCACACCCAGCCAGGAACCACTCCAACTGA